The Harmonia axyridis chromosome 3, icHarAxyr1.1, whole genome shotgun sequence nucleotide sequence GGAGTATTTAAGTTTTTTATGCCACTCTCATGAAACTTTTAAAAagtaattcttcaaaattgaagatattattcaaacttcgttgaaattaaatatttaaatttttttttcaattcaattaaaatagttttctcaaaagaaatattccaatattttaaGAAATCCAGTTCCTCTTAtgtgtattttatttatttcaaataacttGGTGTTTGTAAATTTTTACTAATACCTGTTCAAAAGATTACCGATATTTAAGGCATTTAGCAAATTAATTCTAAAATTTgcctatttttttttagagtagaaataatattttgtatACTCTGTATATATGTATTATATTAGTGAAATAAGAAAATAGACCTAAAAGACCTGAAGATCACATTAAAACTCCTTCAACTAATTGAAGAAATGTTATGGTTTTTCCACTAATAGttgcaaaaatgaaaatattgtcagtaatttttattttaattttttactctTTAATGAAGTATTATaacttatattttatatattttaaaaagagtttgttttgtttattccaaatttcaatcttaTCCTCAGAAGGTTATAAAATAAAAgatcatttgaagaaattcagtcagtaaacaaatttgagaaatttatgcaatgttatgatttttttctgaaagattatccctcattgaatatattttcgtaacatatttttttattttatgttagTTAACGGAAttgtttgaaatcattttatgaaTATTGTTTACCCAATAGTtgaatttattataataatatcaatttataatttttcatttattttaaaattaccagaaaaataaagttaatgaatgagaaagttttatttcaaatgaaaaaaaatatcaaaatagtccatcaaaattttcaattataaagagCTCGCATGTCATTAATCTGTCAGTTTCTTTTAGTTAATTTATAACTAAAAATGACAAGAACAAggaaaatcactaaaataaacATAGGAATAAATGTACCCAATGATGATAGTGCAGAAAATATACTTGATAAAAGTGTGGCTTACGCTAATCTTCTCAATAAAAGAACAGTAtgcaataacaaaaataaaagaatcaTTTTAACTTTAAAAAGATATCCCAATTTATCACTAAGTAAGTATTTCTCCAATACTATACTTTTCCAAAATACTTGAAGCATGTtttcaaataaaagaaaattatgGTCATCTTTTTGAAGGAAAGACTTCCAATATATCAACTCAAACTGATAGTACAGATGAACAATTTGAAGATATCAACAAAGGTGATGAGAGACAGTTGAAATATAATTACTCTTTACTgagattttttaaacgaaaccACAGGAACAGGTTTGCATATTGTTTTATTTGATGAAATTATATCAATACTTGAACATTTGGCAAATACAAATTcttctcaataatttcaaacttttcATTGTAGGGGTAGTAGCTACTTAGATTCAATACTGAATCTTAGTTTACTCaattatttatcaaaaaattacaaaaagaaagaaattctTCACAGAAAcattataatttcatataaaacCGAAAATATGATTATACCAAATACCTTGcagtcaaaaaagaaaaaacatgcTAAGGTCAAGAATAAAAGAATTAAGATTCAAACACAACAAATTTTTGgaacaaaatacccaaatagaaaatataaaagtcaatttcaattaaataaagTCAAAAGAAAATCAATTGATACAGACATGTTGAAGAACAAAGTTTATAGTAATTTTTATCATCAATTAATTGACAAAATAGGGAACTATGGCTTGTATGATGTAGTTAAATGGTCTTCTAAACTTTTCAAAGTATTTTTGGACTTGGGAGTAAGTTTGACTGAGGTATAAATTCCAGTTGAATAAACAATCACAATATAGAAGATGTaagattatttattttcagaacttcaaaaaattttacaaatatattGACCAGAGATGTCAGTCATTCAATAACATGTGCAATTGTCTTGGGTATCGTCAAGAAATCGACCACCTAGTTCGGAAAATAAATCAACTGGAAAGCAGATTTAATGAGTCTCAATCCAAAATTAAGGAACAGCAGAATAGGTTTGAGACTACAGACGATCTTGATAAAAAAATGGAAGAATTAGAACTAAAATTAGAGTCTTATTACTCTTTAAAATCAGAGTTGGCTGGTATCAAGAAACAGTTGAATGGTAGCTTTACTAATATTTCACCGCCTATACCACCCCCTCTACCTCCACCACCTCCACCTTTACCCACATTTTCTCAGACCAAAATCAGCTCTTCCAAAAGTATCTTGAAGGCTTtacaaaaagaaagaaaattgaacaaccatgagaATTCTCGACCAATTATAACTTTAGAAGATATACtcaatgttaaattgaagaagaTTGCGGTTACGAGAAATTAAAAATGTACATGTGGGTAATTAATTGAAAAAGTATTGTActtgaatgacaatatttgaaataattattaaataatacTTTTTATAGGTGATGAACATCTAGCCTATTCTTGGAAAGATTTGgatgttttattttaaatatcatACTTTATACTTTATTTTAGAGATATTAATACATAAACAGCTAGAAATTTTCATAgctattattgaaataaatacaatttactaattaaaactttttatttcttcatatgtAACACCTCAACTTAAATTTATACTacacaatataaaatatatacaatTGTCTAATAAaactttctcaaaaaaaaaaaaaaaaaattgtagatgAACGATACAAATTCTACTTTTGAAATGTACAACAACATGATCAGAACTTTTACTTCAGgacatttacaatttttttcatatcataaaatgaattttgaaaacataaattataaaaaagacATTTGCCTTCATATACAGAGTAGGGCAGCTCCAAATGAAGAGTTCAATCGTTAAAAGATATTTAAAGATGTGTCAAAAGATTCAAAAACTAggatatttcaatttatcaccAGCTCTCaattattcttcaatattttgcaAAAGCTGATAAGTTATTTCATGTAAACTTTATAGTTTTATTCAAGtatgagaaaattccacaattttcAAACTAAGACAAACCAAGATGATAATTAGATGATGTAGATTGAATATTAAAAACTACAAAAGatacaaaaaacaaatttcagtcAATAACAAAAAGTAACCTTCTCATTTTTAAGAGCGCCATGCAAGTAACCTCAACCAACTAAACTTTTCATTCGACACATTCCACGATAGAAAAAACAAAAGATATGCAACCAAATTTGAGGAGGGCCCCATGATTCAAGATTGCCGATCCTTCCCATCCTGTCTTACCCTCTTCTACATTGCAGCAGCATTCAGATCGTTCAGCACCATCTATGGCAGTCATTTTTGCATCATAAGGGTTCTTTTTGGTCCTGCACACCTTTCTCTTCTTGTCAATCATCTCCCTAACCTGATTCTCTAGAGGGGTTGCAGAGTCAGGGGGTGCGGCTGTTCCGTTGGCAGAGGCGACTCCTTCTTGATTAGAACATTTTTGTAGCCTATGCACTTGGCTTTCATTAGAGTAGAAGATGTTATTAACATAGGTACCGTAAGGGGAGTAATTAATTAGTTCATAGTGTTTCGAATACTGAAAAGTCATTAGTTAATCAAGTCATACTTATCAAGATATTTTTATACTTACTTCATCGTAAAAAATAACTGCATGTTTCGGTGCTAAGTAATTGCAGTGTCCAAATCTTTCTAAGTCAACATCATTCGTTGAACCTTTGCCTATGTTCAATACACGATATCTCATTGCCACTGCTTCTGGAAACCTTGTTGAAACAGTTGGTCTGTAACCCATATAACTGGCATCATGCCTGACATCAGTAGGATCAACCTCAGAAGTCCTATCAGACAAGTGATTTATTTGATCAACTTCAGCCCATGACTTCTtattgaagatagaaattcataaatatcaaatcTCACCTCACATTGTAGAAATGTTTGGAGACAACAGGACATAAAATGGCTCGAGCTCTTAATGTCGATTTAACTTTTTTCCGTTTTGGACTCGAGAACACTTTACTTATCCTCTCTATATCAGCAGGTGTCAGCAATTCACTGGGTAAAGGCATATTCCTTAATTTGTTTGAATTTAGACAATGAGCTAATTCTTCAGATTTGTTTTGTTGACCTAGGATATTCTGGATTTGTTGATATGCTAAAAGTCTTATCAGTCTATCATCCAAATGATCCAAATTAACTGTGAAATAAATTCAACtcaaaacaatgaaataataaaatcatttgATCTCGCAAGTAGTAATAGAATGGCGAATACTGTAATATTAATGAAGGTTATTATATGACCAATAAGAGAAAACTAATGAATCAGAAATTATCAAATATCGACTCTCTTTCTATTGTCTTGCTTCAAGACAAGAGTTATTATTCATATTACGACTGTTTGGCAGTATCTTGATTATttgcaataaaatattgattaagAGTGTACTtgttaattgaaataatatccatttgaattgtattttcaaattaaaatgcgCAGATCTAGACCAAATTCAAAACATATTTACACAGGAATCACAGAACATGAATTTTTCACCTTTTGTGACAAAATAATTTGCTTGAATAATCACCTACAATCCAGATGAATTCTACAATATGCCCAATTTTCAATATCTAAGAACTtgtttcaaaaagaaaaatatgataaatgTAATTGACAatcagtttttcaaattttaattcagTTTGTAACATAAATAAACCATAGAAGAAATtttaaatgtttattatttttgacagTTTATCTATGGATAACCTGGATTTTTCTGGAACCAAATTTAACCTTTATTggtaaaaagaaaattaatgaatataacaaaatatttaaaattccaaataacataaataaacCAAATACTCACCATCACAGTATTcctttttcacaatttcatcGTAGAAACTACCATTTATACTGTCATATTTTAAAAACCCATTCACACTTCGTTCTTTTTCAACACTATAACCTTCAGTTCTTTGAACATTCTGTACATTATCACTAACTAAAGCGACTTTATCTTCTTCCACTTTGATATCTACATTACATGAACACtgcgttttattatttttacataTTCCACAGTTTAAAACGGACTCCTTTTCATTTTTAGTCTCAAATAACACGTTTAACTGCTTCTCATTCTCAACAATTGATACTCTTAAAACATCCCTGAGGCTTGGAAGAAGATTAACTGGTTTTTTATAATGGTTTTTCACCATTTCTGGAATTTTAGCTTTATTCTTAGGGCATAACCGAGTTTTAAACCGAAAAGGAGGATTCTTCTGATTAACCCTCctaaaaaactcaatttttacaGCATGTTGATCTAATGGTTCAGTGGCAAATTTGTCCCAAATCTTTATCCTCTCTGTTAATGAAGTGGActtcaacaaaatagaatccTACAAGATAGTAATGATAGTAGTTATTCAAATACCCATTTTTTTCTTACCAGAGCATGTTCAACATGTACTGGGCACATCCATCTAGCCATTGGAGGTGCGGTAAGAGGAGGGTTGAGACAATCTAGATGGAAGTATAGTGAACAATAATCACAAGCAATCAATGGAGCGACTCTACATGATTTGTCACATTCATAACATTTCTTTGCTGGCAAAGGAACAAGACCACTAGGGGTTTTCTCATATTCTTTTGAATTTCTAAGACCTTTTCGTATATCTAGAATATCTATAACAATGATTAAATGTATATGATATCtttaaaatttatcaacaaACCTTTATCTGTGCCAGGAAAATCACAAGGAACACTCATATTATGGGGCAATTCAAATTGTTTTGGATTCATTGAACTTGCAGCTTCTATCAAAATGTCCATAGGAGATGTCTTTGATTTCTTCGTTGGTTTTATGAATGTACTCTCTGTAGAACACGATCTTTTGCTCCTAGTTAGAGGTAAAGTATTCTGTGTTTTAGCATATATACAGCTATGACATAACCACTCCCCATTTGGAATATCAGTACTTTCTAAAGGTGGAtcactaaaatcaacaaatTAATGGAATCCATTGATtactattttcaaatgaaattactGGCATTGCAGATGAAAACTTGATGGACATTTATCACAACAAATCAAATCGCCTCCTTCTCCACAAGCATCACAGTTATCATGATTATGACCTTTACCAGGTCTACGGAAATAGGGATGTTGTTGGTCCTGCTGGGCATCTCTTAATTCATCATCATCTGTTGGTGGAGCTATAAGAGCTTGGATTTGCTGAAATAATTCTTCATACTCAATAATAATTCGCAAGAAGATCTAATTCATTTTAATACTCCGCCAtttccaaattatattaaaagTATTCAAGATAGCAAGTACTTACATCCATAAGGCCACCAGAGGTGTCCATATCATAAACAACATTTGTCATCtcttttaaaaatttaatgaatcaaTTCTTCATTAAATACATGGATTTAAAACAAGACTAATTGttcaaaatgtatattttttcaggTTTATTTTGGGTATTTGTGGTCAAACAATCatcatatttctcaaaaaaaccAATTTGTTTTGAGAACTGAAGTAATATTCGATTACTACACTGCTGTTCAATAAAAAGCCACAGCGAATTTGGTGGAATCCTGGTGTAAAAggttttaatttaaaattttatccAAAATTTGACATAGTGGCGCTAAACAGTCTCCATCTTTTTTAGATCATAAAGCTGAAAAACATTAACCATAgaaaacatatcaaaaatatctTAGATCTTAGATCGTGGCCTGCGTTAAAAGATCACAAGAATGCTCTGAAAATTCGGTGTTGCCACTTCTAAGACGGAGTTGTGATGTTTCAAATATGCGTTCGGTACTCCCCCGAATCTAGATGTAATAAACGACTCaaaccttagaacatagaataccAGGAATCAACATAAGGCGATATTCCTTTGTTGAAACTGGCGAATGGAAATCTGCCATTACCGGCCTTTCAAGATTCATTACTTTGGAATTCAGAGTCAATTTCGTGCTGTCGAAGTTAACCAACCAATCTCATAGGCGTATCATAGGGTAAGACAATGGTTTCTATTTGTTATTACATTTTTCAGgttaattatttcttcattctCATCAAATTACTAGCTAGTTGCGTCattctgtaaataaatattgatcatAGGACATCCAAGGAAGaataattatcaattattagtgtaaaagtattttattttcacGCTCTAGATTTTCAAAAGTTGAAAGGAGGAGAGCGGCATGGATTCATTTTATAAATGAGCCTGAATTTGTTCCtaaaactgaaaattatttatgcCCTCTTCATTTTGCTGATGATTGTTTTGATCGAACTCCAAAGGCTAAAGTGAGACTATTGATCCCATTGCCGTTCTAACACAAGAGCGtagacctttttttttctttttttagggTAATCGAGAGGAAAATTTGTTGAcaacattgtttactcataccTATAATATTcataccaattcgattgttcttatcttatactgggtgttcctgaattggtgttacgaaggaaaatgagaaattccttggataatttgaaaaataaaatggctcataaacatgagcccacaaacgctttgttttcgagatacagtgtgtttcttGTCTTCCtactttttttgtgatgcttaacccgtttatcgaatttttattaaccttcgctacagagttgtaaaataagtactaaaacttataattaatttatttatcacagctacctaactggatcattataataatttagGTTTCCCTGAGAATTGCTATAGAgagttgtttgaattttttttctcaaaattgattgcagatacgacaaaactccaacaaaccaaaaagtgtagtactaaaCCAGAgtatctttttaaatttttctaaaataccAGTGGTtcgcaaaaaaataattctggaggaaagaagcgggcacgtACTCTTCCAGagaaaattcaccctgtagatttgcattcaaaatcaggatatcacatgatgaaaactttaaattggaatatctatgccaattcaagttgaatatcttgtgaagggaagatgctgtgagaaaaaacttgatcttcaacacctgtatctcgaaaacaaactgtttgcggactcatgttataggacttttttcttgaaatgatcagagaaatctgtcattttcatttggaccttcaatttaggaacacgctgtagatatagtcaattcaaaactgatgtcttcacaaataaattgcaatttgaatgaaacacaatgaatagtacaacacagcccagacaaattttcgatgcgaattactcagttcagttctttgatgaTAACTACATtattgtgacgagaatgatacagaaaactgaaaacaatgggTAAGTgacgatgacgaatgcaaaaatcacagatggcaaataaaggacgatgccgagaaagcggatagataaagaaaAATCTTCGGACAAAAAGTGCTTTCCAGCCTCCGTTCGGAGCACTTCGATACAGCCTCGAAGCTCAttaattgtaaagggtgtttttttagagctatagaaccctaaattgcaataaaacaacgatgtattattcgattgacatggattttatttatccgtaagataatcttgtggcattacattttaaatatgatttctgacatatgaccgccacggctggctcggatgtagtccaatctggacgtccaattttcgattactttttccaacatttgtggccgtatatcggcaataacacggcgaatgttgtcttcgaaatgatcaagggtttgtggcttatccgcatagaccaatgactttacatagccccacagaaagtagcctagcggtgttaaatcacaagatcttggaggccaattcacaggtccaaaacgtgaaattaggcggtcaccaaacgtgtctttcaataaatcgattgtggcacgagctgtgtgacatgttgcgccgtcttgttggaaccacagctcctggacatcatggttgttcaattcaggaatgaaaaagttagtaatcatggctctataccgatcaccattgactgtaacgttctggccatcatcgtttttgaagaagtacggaccaatgattccgcagcccataaagcgcaccaaacagtcagtttttctggatgtagcggtgtttcgacatatacttgaggattagcttcactccaaatgcggcagttttgtttgttgacgtagccattcaacctgaagtgcgcttcatcgctaaacaaaataaaatggacgtagtgcgcgatacgtattccgcacagaaccattattttcgaaataaaattgcactatttgtgtTAAAGatgagctcgtagtgcaataaaagtactcatttGGAAAGCGGTAATAAACTCATAAGCCGTAAAGGGATCCTATTTTtgactgacgtgtcgatttcaaaagaaagaaaaaggattattattggttcattttatgttcttcgtCTGTGCGAGATttctgcaattttatattttgaaaatcttcgGGGGTAATTATCACTAGTACCCCCCCCCCCTCTTTTCTACGCCCTTGTGCCAATAATTGTAGTAGATCTTCTACAATGGTTGTCAATAtaatttatttacatattttgaaGGATCCttcaaaatatgtaaataaattaTATTGACAACCATTTTCACCATTATATAATGGTTTCACAGTTTCTTCGTTTTatacaacttttcatttcaagatTCAATGTTTCGTTGATTTTTATTATGTC carries:
- the LOC123676729 gene encoding shootin-1-like isoform X1; this encodes MTRTRKITKINIGINVPNDDSAENILDKSVAYANLLNKRTVCNNKNKRIILTLKRYPNLSLKNYGHLFEGKTSNISTQTDSTDEQFEDINKGDERQLKYNYSLLRFFKRNHRNRGSSYLDSILNLSLLNYLSKNYKKKEILHRNIIISYKTENMIIPNTLQSKKKKHAKVKNKRIKIQTQQIFGTKYPNRKYKSQFQLNKVKRKSIDTDMLKNKVYSNFYHQLIDKIGNYGLYDVVKWSSKLFKVFLDLGVSLTENFKKFYKYIDQRCQSFNNMCNCLGYRQEIDHLVRKINQLESRFNESQSKIKEQQNRFETTDDLDKKMEELELKLESYYSLKSELAGIKKQLNGSFTNISPPIPPPLPPPPPPLPTFSQTKISSSKSILKALQKERKLNNHENSRPIITLEDILNVKLKKIAVTRN
- the LOC123676729 gene encoding uncharacterized protein LOC123676729 isoform X2 produces the protein MTRTRKITKINIGINVPNDDSAENILDKSVAYANLLNKRTVCNNKNKRIILTLKRYPNLSLKNYGHLFEGKTSNISTQTDSTDEQFEDINKGDERQLKYNYSLLRFFKRNHRNRGSSYLDSILNLSLLNYLSKNYKKKEILHRNIIISYKTENMIIPNTLQSKKKKHAKVKNKRIKIQTQQIFGTKYPNRKYKSQFQLNKVKRKSIDTDMLKNKVYSNFYHQLIDKIGNYGLYDVVKWSSKLFKVFLDLGNFKKFYKYIDQRCQSFNNMCNCLGYRQEIDHLVRKINQLESRFNESQSKIKEQQNRFETTDDLDKKMEELELKLESYYSLKSELAGIKKQLNGSFTNISPPIPPPLPPPPPPLPTFSQTKISSSKSILKALQKERKLNNHENSRPIITLEDILNVKLKKIAVTRN
- the LOC123676728 gene encoding PHD finger protein 12 yields the protein MTNVVYDMDTSGGLMDQIQALIAPPTDDDELRDAQQDQQHPYFRRPGKGHNHDNCDACGEGGDLICCDKCPSSFHLQCHDPPLESTDIPNGEWLCHSCIYAKTQNTLPLTRSKRSCSTESTFIKPTKKSKTSPMDILIEAASSMNPKQFELPHNMSVPCDFPGTDKDILDIRKGLRNSKEYEKTPSGLVPLPAKKCYECDKSCRVAPLIACDYCSLYFHLDCLNPPLTAPPMARWMCPVHVEHALDSILLKSTSLTERIKIWDKFATEPLDQHAVKIEFFRRVNQKNPPFRFKTRLCPKNKAKIPEMVKNHYKKPVNLLPSLRDVLRVSIVENEKQLNVLFETKNEKESVLNCGICKNNKTQCSCNVDIKVEEDKVALVSDNVQNVQRTEGYSVEKERSVNGFLKYDSINGSFYDEIVKKEYCDVNLDHLDDRLIRLLAYQQIQNILGQQNKSEELAHCLNSNKLRNMPLPSELLTPADIERISKVFSSPKRKKVKSTLRARAILCPVVSKHFYNVRTSEVDPTDVRHDASYMGYRPTVSTRFPEAVAMRYRVLNIGKGSTNDVDLERFGHCNYLAPKHAVIFYDEYSKHYELINYSPYGTYVNNIFYSNESQVHRLQKCSNQEGVASANGTAAPPDSATPLENQVREMIDKKRKVCRTKKNPYDAKMTAIDGAERSECCCNVEEGKTGWEGSAILNHGALLKFGCISFVFSIVECVE
- the LOC123676729 gene encoding shootin-1-like isoform X3 — encoded protein: MTRTRKITKINIGINVPNDDSAENILDKSVAYANLLNKRTVCNNKNKRIILTLKRYPNLSLRKTSNISTQTDSTDEQFEDINKGDERQLKYNYSLLRFFKRNHRNRGSSYLDSILNLSLLNYLSKNYKKKEILHRNIIISYKTENMIIPNTLQSKKKKHAKVKNKRIKIQTQQIFGTKYPNRKYKSQFQLNKVKRKSIDTDMLKNKVYSNFYHQLIDKIGNYGLYDVVKWSSKLFKVFLDLGVSLTENFKKFYKYIDQRCQSFNNMCNCLGYRQEIDHLVRKINQLESRFNESQSKIKEQQNRFETTDDLDKKMEELELKLESYYSLKSELAGIKKQLNGSFTNISPPIPPPLPPPPPPLPTFSQTKISSSKSILKALQKERKLNNHENSRPIITLEDILNVKLKKIAVTRN